The genomic region CCGTCGCCACCGGTGTGGTCGTGGAGCCCGACCGCAGCGCGCTCGCGGCCCGGATCGGGCCGCCCGGCGCGCTCGACCGCAGCGCGATGGCGGCGGCATGCGCACAGGCCGCCGGGGAGTGCGCCGACGCGATCATCGAGCGCGGCTGGGACGCGGTGGCCGAGGAGTCCTGGACGGCGGTCCTCGACGCGCTGGCCCGGTCCCGTCCCGGAGCGCCCACCGCCGCGGCGCGGCTGACCGACCGTGAGGTCGCCCGGCTGCTGTGGGGTCTGCGCGACGGCGATGTCCGCGACCGGGCCCTCGGCCTGGCGCTCGGGGCGGACGCCCCCGCCGCGGAGCAGCTGTGGACCGAGTGCACACGGCGGGCGCCGGCTCCGCTGGACGCCGCGCCCGCGACGCTGCTCGCGGTCAGCAGCTGGCTGCGCGGTGACGGCGCGATGGCCGACATCGCCCTCACCCGCGCCCTCGCCGGTGCACCGGACTACGCGCTCGCGCGCCTGCTGGCCCAGGCGCTCGCGGCCTGCATGCGCCCGGCGGAGCTCCGGGACCTCATCCGGCGGACCGCATCCGACCGGGTGGGATGACGCCGTGCCGAGGTCAGAGCAGCTCGGGTCGCTCCCACTCCTCGCCCAGCACGTGCTCGGCGAGGAAGGCCAGCACCGTCGAATACCAGATCTGGCTGTTCCCCGGGGTGAGCACCCAGTGGTTCTCGTCGGGGAAGTACAGGAACCTCGACGGGACGCCGCGCTTCTGCAGGTCGTACCAGAGGCGCAGCGCCTCGCTGATGGGCACGCGGTAGTCCTTGTCGCCGTGGACGACGAGCATGGGCGTCCGGATGGCGTCGGCGTACCGGTGCGGAGAGTTCTGCTCGTAGCGCTTCGGGTCGCGCAGCGGGTCGCCCCACTCCTTCTCCCAGTAGTACGCCGCATCCGTCGTGCCGGTGAAGGAGTCGAGGTCCCAGAGGCTGGCATGGGTCACGATCGCGCGGAACCGGTCGGTCTGCGTCGCGATCCAGTTGGCCATGTAACCGCCGAAGGAGCCGCCCATCGCGGCGGTGCGGGAGGCGTCGATGTCCGGCCGCTGGACCGCTGCGTCGACGACGGTCATCAGGTCGGTGTACGGCGCGCCGCCCCACTCGCCCCAGCCGCGGCGCACGAAGTCCTGGCCGAAGCCCTGCGAGAGGGCGGGGTTGGGCAGCAGGACCGCGTAGCCCCGCGCCGCCAGCACCCACGGACACCACCGCCACGACCAGGAGTTCCAGCTCATCAGCGGGCCGCCGTGGATCCACAGGACCAACGGCGCGGGCTGCTCCGCCGAGGCGCCCTCGGGAAGGACCAGCCACGACTGGATCCGGGCTCCGTCCGCCGCGGTGGCCACCACCTCGTGCAGGGTTCCGGGCAGGCCGTCCAGCGTGCCGGGGCCGGGCAGCGCCGGCGGCTCCTGTCGCGGCGTCTCCGGCTCGAGCCGGACCGGCACCGGCGGGGAGTCGTAGGCCGATCGCAGCGCGTAGAGGGCGCTGCCGTCCCGGGCCACCTGCAGGTCGCTGTAGGCGCCGTCGCCGGTGAGGCGGACCGGTGTCCCGCCGTCCACCGGGACGCGGAAGAGCGCGTGCCGGCCGTCGTCGTCGGCGAGGAAGAACACCGCCGAGCCATCGGCGCTGAACTGCGGGGCGCTGGGCCACCGGTCGAAGCCAGGGGTCAGCTCGCGGGTGGTCCCGTCGGAGACGTCGACGAGCAGCACCGTGTAGTCCGGAGGCTCGGCGTAGGTCGACAGCGCCTCCCGCACGCAGACCAGGGCGGTGCCGTCGGGGGAGAAGCGGGGCGCGTAGACGTCGGCCAGCGGGTCGTCGACGAGCGGCCTCGTGTGCCCGTCGGCCGTCGTGGTGACCACCACCCGGGTGCGGCGGCCCGCCGGGCCATGGGGCACGTCCTCCGCGCGGGCGAGCAGCCGGCCGTCGGGGGAGAGGGTGAACTGGTCGCCGGCGCCGTTCGGCGGCGCGGCGTCCGGGGTCAGGTCGCGCAGGTCGGCGGGGCCGGCACCTGGCTCGTCGGCAGGCAGCGGGCCGACCCAGAACAGGTGCGCCGACGCCGGTCCGAGGTCGTGGTCCCAGTAGCGCACCGGATAGGCCTCGTGCAGCACCGCCGTCACCCCGGCGTCCGCGCGCTTCTTCCGGCGCTCGGTGTCCGCATCGGTCGCCGAGCCGCTGGGCATCGTCGCCGCCGAGACGACGACGTCGCCGGTCCCGGCCGCGACCCTCACCCCGGAGATGCCGCCCGGCCGGGAGAGGACGAGGCGCGCCTCGCCGCCCTCGCCGGGAAGGGACCACAAGGCGGGGACGGGATCGCCGTCGTCGGCCGTGTCCGGGTCGGGGCGCGCGGACGTGAACAGCAGCGACCCGTCGGGCGCCCACGTCGGCGACGACTCACCCGGGGCGCTGCGGGTCAGCCGGCGGGCCGGCCGGCGGCCCGCCGGGTCGACCTCCCAGAGCGCCGACTGCCACTTCTTCTCCTGCGGGTCCAGCGTCTGCACGGAGACGGCGAGCCGCGTGCCGTCCGCCGACAGCGCCAGCCCGCCGATCCGGGGCAGGGCCACGAACCGGGCGAGGTCCTCGAACGGGCCGGCCGGCCTCTCGCCGGTGGAGTGGCCGGAGGCAGGGGCGGTCGGGCTCACCGAGGCCTTCTCTCGAGGTCGCGGGCGGATCGGGCGCGGTGCGGCCCCACAGTAGTGAGCCCCGGCGACGTCCCCGATCGGCGTGGCCCGCTCAGGCCGACGGCGGGAGCGCCGACCAGCCCCTCAGGAAGGTCTCGGCGTCCAGGCGCTCCACCTCGTCGTTCCGGCCGTCGTCGCCGGTGCTCCCGCTGCCGCTCAGAGCAGCGGCGCGGCTTCCAGCGGGGAGAGCCTGTCGTCCACGGCGCTGACGAAGAGGTGCTGCGCGACGCCGACGGGGAGGACCTGGTCGTCCAGGGCGACCGATCCCTCCACCAGGCGCGCGGTCATGGTGACGCCCGGGCGGACTCCCACCTCGGCCAGCTGGCGCAGCAGGTCGGTGTTCTCCTGCAACTGCTCGCTGATCCGGCGGACCACCACCGGCCGGCCCTCCGCCGTGGCCGTCGTGCTCAGCAGCGTGAGCGAGTCGAGGACCGCTGCGGTCTCGCCGCCGAGCGGCTCCTCGCCGCGGAGCGCGTCGAGGCCGGGGATCGGGTTGCCGAAGGGCGAGACCGACGGGTTGCCGAGCAGGGTCAGCAGCTTGCGCTCCACCGCCTCGCTCATGACGTGCTCCCAGCGGCAGGCCTCCTCGTGGACGTCGGCGTAGTCCAGCCCGATGACGTCCACGAGCAGGCACTCGGCCAGCCGGTGCTTGCGCATGACCGCCGTCGCGAGCTGGCGCCCCTCGTCGGAGAGCTGCAGGTGCCGGTCGCCCTCGACGCTCAGCAGGCCGTCGCGCTCCATCCGGGCCACCGTCTGGCTCACCGTCGGGCCGCTCTGGTGGAGCCGCTCCGCGATGCGCGCGCGCAGCGGGACGATTCCCTCTTCCTCCAGCTCGAAGATCGTCCGGAGGTACATCTCGGTCGTGTCGATGAGGTCGTTCACAGGTACTCCTCCGTGTCGGGAGCGAGTCTACGGGGGCGGACGTCCCGAGCCGGTCAGCCGGACGGATGACGCCGTGAGGAGCCCGCGGCAGACCCAACCGGTAGCGTCCCGGGCCAGGGTGGGCGCTCCGACTCACGTCCGGCGGCGGTGCTGAGGAGGTTCCGTGAGTGACTCCATCACCGTGGTCTGGGACGACTCGCTCCTCGGCTACACGATGGGCGGCGACCACCCGCTGCACCCGGTGCGCCTCGACCTCACCATGCGCCTGGCCGACAGCCTCGGCGTGCTGGCCAGCGACCGGCTCGAGGTGCTCGAACCCACGCCGGCCGACGTCGATCTGCTCACCCTCGTGCACGACCCCGCCTACCTGGAGGCCGTCCGCCGCGCCCCGTCCGACCCCGAGGTCGGCCACGGCCTCGGCACGGCGGACAACCCCATCTTCGAGGGCATGTACGACGCAGCCGCGCTGATCACCGGTGGCAGCGTGCTCGCCGCCCGGCGGGTGCACGAGGGCAGCGCGCAGCACGCGGTCAACATCTCCGGCGGTCTCCACCATGCGATGCGCGACGCCGCGTCGGGTTTCTGCGTGTTCAACGACGCCGCGATCGCCATCGCGTGGCTGCTGGGCCAGGGCTACGAGCGGATCGCCTACGTCGATCTCGACGTCCATCACGGCGACGGCGTCCAGACGGCGTTCTACGAGGACCCGCGCGTGCTCACGGTGAGCATCCACCAGACCCCGCTCACGCTGTTCCCGGGGACCGGCTACCCGGAGGAGACCGGCGACGCCGACAAGGCCCTGGGCAGCGCCGTCAACCTCGCCCTGCCCAACGGCACCGACGACTCCGCCTGGCTGCGGGCGTTCACCGCCGTCGTCCCCAGCGTGCTGCGGACGTTCCAGCCGCAGATCATCGTCACCCAGTGCGGCTGCGACGCCCACCACGAGGACCCGCTCGCCGATCTCGCCCTCACCGTCGACGGCCAGCGGGCCAGCTACAAGGCGATGCACGAGCTGGCCCACGAGCTCTGCGACGGCAGGTGGGTGGTCCTCGGCGGCGGGGGCTACGGGCTCGTGCGCTGCGTCCCGCGCGCCTGGACGCACCTGCTGGCCGAGGTCGCCGGCAGCCCGCTGGACCCCGCGACCGAGATCCCCGAGTCCTGGCGCGAGGACGTCGGCCGCCGAGGACTGCGCGCCCGCCCGCCGACGCACATGACCGAGGGCGGGTACACCGGCTTCTCGCGGTGGGACAGCTTCACCGAGTCCCGGGTCGACCGGGCGATCATGCGTACCCGGCGCGCGGCGTTCCCCTACTTCGGCCTGGACCCGGACGATCCCCGTGACTGAGCCGACGACGACCGACCCGGGCACCACCGAGGAGGACCGGCCGCTGCCGCCCCCGCACTGGGAGGCCGACATCGTGGCCGCCGACGGGGGGACGGTCCACCTGCGCCCGATCTGCCCCGAGGACGGCGAGGCGCTGACCGGCCTGATGGACCGCAGCAGCGACCAGACCCGCTACTACCGGTTCTTCGGCCCCATGAAGCGGCTGTCCGACAAGGACCTGCACCGGTTCACCCACGTCGACCACGTCGACCGGGTGGCCTTCGTCATCCTGCTGGGCGACCAGATCGTCGCGGTCGGCCGCTTCGACCGGTACCCCGGCACCGACGACGCCGAGATCGCCTTCCTGGTCGAGGACGCCCACCAGGGCCGCGGCCTCGGGTCGGTCCTGCTCGAGCACCTCGCCGCGGCCGGCCGGGAGCGGGGGATCAAGAACTTCGTGGCAGAGGTGCTGGCCCAGAACAGCAAGATGGTGCGGGTCTTCCAGGACGCCGGCTACGAGTCCGAGCGTTCCTTCGAGGACGGCGTCGTCCACCTGACGTTCCCGATCGAGCAGACGGAGGACGCCCTCGCCGTCGCCTACGAGCGGGAGCAGCGCAGCGAGTCCCGGTCCATCGCCCGGCTGCTCCGGCCGTCCTCGGTCGCCGTCGTGGGCGCCAGCAACGACGACGGGAAGATCGGCAACGCGCTCCTGCGGCACCTGCTCGACTACGGGTTCGCCGGCCCGGTGTACCCGGTCAACCCCGGCGCCCGGCACGTGCGAGGTGTCCCCGCCTACGCCGACATCGAGTCCATCCCCGACGACGTCGATCTCGCCGTGCTCGCCGTGCCCGCCGACGAGGTCGCCGGCGTGGTCGAGGCCTGCCGGCGCAAGCGGGTGCGTGGCCTGGTGGTCGTCTCCGGCGGGTTCGGCGAGACCGGTCCGGAGGGGCGGGACGCCGAACGCCGGCTGGTGGCCGCGGCCCGCGCCTCGGGGATGCGGGTCGTCGGCCCCAACTGCCTCGGCATGGTGAACACCGACCCCGAGGTCCGGCTGAACGCCAGCCTCGCCCCGATGGTCCCCGGCCGCGGGCGGGTGGGCTTCTTCGCCCAGTCCGGGGCGCTGGGGGTGGCGCTGCTGGAGAACGCGCGCAGCCGCAACCTGGGCCTGTCCACCTTCGTCTCCGCGGGCAACCGCGCCGACGTCAGCGGGAACGACCTGCTGCAGTACTGGGCGACCGACCCCGGCACCGAGGTCGTCCTCCTGCACCTGGAGAGCTTCGGCAACCCCCGCAAGTTCGCCCGGCTGGCCCGCAGCGTCGGGCGCACGAAGCCGGTCGTCGCGGTGAAGAGCGGCCGGCACGTCAACGTCACACCCGGCCTGGCCGGGACGTCGGTCGCCGTGCCCGAGCAGTCGGTGGCCGCGCTGTTCTCCTCCGCGGGGGTCATCCGCGTCGAGACCGTGGCCCAGATGTTCGACGTCGGCACCCTGCTGGCCCACCAGCCGCTGCCGGAGGGCTCGCGGGTCGCGGTGGTGGGCAACTCCACGGCGATCGGGGTGCTCGTGGCCGACGCCGTCCTGGAGGAGGGCCTGGAGCTGGCGCAGGACGCGCCGGTCGACATCGGGGTGGCGGGCTCGGTGGAGGAGTTCCGCGCCGCCCTGCAGGCAGCGGTCGACGACGACACGGTGGACGCCGTCGTCGCGGTGTTCCTCCCGCCGCTGCGGGCCGGCTCCCAGGAGTACGGCCCCGCGCTCCGCGACGTCGCCCGGAGCTCCGCCAAGCCGATCGTGGCGAGCTTCCTCTCCACCGAGGGCATCCCGCCCGAGCTCGCCGTCCTCGACGAGGACGGCATGCCGGCGCGCGGCTCGGTGCCCTCCTACTCCACCCCGGAGCGGGCGGTCATCGCGCTGGCCAAGGTCGCGGAGTACGCCCGGTGGCGGCGACGCCCGGTGGGCGAGCTGCCCGAGCTGTCCGACGTCGACGACACCGGCGTCGAGGCGCTCGTCCGCACGGTGCTCTCCGACGCCCCCGCCGGCCGCGAGCTGACCGACGACGAACTGATCGCCCTGTTGGCGGCCTACGGCATTCCGCTGCTCGGCACCCGGACGGTGACCGACGCCGAGGAGGCCGTCGCCGCCGCGGACGCGGTCGGCTACCCGGTCGTGCTCAAGTCGACCGCCTCGTGGCTGCGGCACCGCTCCGACCTGGGCGGCGTGCGCCTGGACCTCGTCGACGCCGACGCCGTGCGGACCGCCTTCGCTGCCATCCCGTCCGGTGACCCGGTGATCGTCCAGGAGATGGCCGCACCGGGGGTGGCGACGGTGGTGGAGATCGTCGACGACCCGTCGTTCGGTGCGCTGGTCAGCTTCGGCCTCGGGGGAGTGGCGACCGACCTGCTCGGCGATCGCGCCTACCGGACGCTGCCGCTGACCGACCTGGACGCCGCCGAGCTGGTCCGGGCCCCGCGGGCGTTCCCGCTGCTGAACGGCTATCGCGGTTCCGAGCCGGTCGACCTCGAGGCGCTGGAGGACCTGCTGCTGCGGGTCGCCCGGCTGGCCGACGACCTGCCGGAGGTGCTGCGACTGACCCTGGAGCCGGTCATCGTCGGCCCGGCCAACCCCTGGCACGGCGGGCGGTCGCTCGTCGTCGCCGGGGGGAGCGCGCACGTCGGCCCCCCGACCGCCCGCGTCGACCCCGGCCCGCGGAGGATGCGCTCGCCGGTCTGACCGGCGTCCTGCCGCACGAAAACGGGTCCTCCCTCACCGTCGACGGTGAGGGAGGACCCGTTTCGATCAGCGACGCTGATCACGCTGGAGCCGTGGATCAGGCCAGGTAGTCGCGCAGCGCGTCGGCGCGCTCCGGGTCGCGGAGCTTGGCCATCGTCTCGCGCTCGATCTGCCGGACCCGCTCGCGGGACAGGCCGAACTGCTTGCCGATCTGCTCCAGCGTCCGCGGCTGGTGCCCGTCCAGGCCGAAGCGCAGGACGACGACATCGCGCTCGCGGTCCTCCAGCGTGGAGAGCACGCTGCGGACGTCGCCCTTCATCATCTGGAAGGCGACGGCGTCCTCGGCGACGGCGGCGTCGGCGTCCTCGATGAAGTCACCGAGGCGGGACTCCTCGTCGGCGCCGACGGTCTGGTCGAGGCTGACCAGGTCGCGGCTGTACTCCAGCAGCTCGGAGATGCGGGCCTCGGGCAGGTCCAGCTCGAGACCGAGCTCCTCGGCGGTGGGCTCGCGCTCCAGCTCCTGGTGCATGCGCCGGCGGGTGCGGACCACCTTGTTGACCTGCTCGGCCAGGTGGACGGGCAGCCGGATGGTGCGACCGGAGTCGGCCATCGCCCGGGTGATGGCCTGGCGGATCCACCACGTGGCGTAGGTCGAGAACTTGAAGCCCTTGGTGTAGTCGAACTTCTCGACCGCGCGGATCAGGCCGACGTTCCCTTCCTGGATGAGGTCCAGGAACGTCATGCCGTGGCCGGTGTAGCGCTTGGCCACGGAGACGACGAGCCGGAGGTTGGCCTCCAGCAGGTGCGCCTTGGCGGCCTTGCCGTCGATGGCGAGGGTCTTGTAGTCCCGCTTCTTGGCGGGGGTGAGGTCCGGCTTCTCGGCGAGGAGGCGCCCGGCGTAGAGGCCGGCCTCGATCCGCTTGGCGAGCTCGACCTCCTGCTCGGCGGTCAGCAGCGCGGTCTTGCCGATGGTGTTGAGGTACACGCGCACCAGGTCGGTGGACACCAGGCCAGTGGTGTCGGGCTCACGCCGCGGTGAGCGCACCTCGAGGGTGTCGTTGGGGGAAGACTGCAGCAGCGTCACGATGGGTCTTCGTCCTTGCCTTCGGTTCGGATGCATCCGCCGCGTCTTCGCGGGCCGTAGCGGTGCATCCAGGCGTCAAGTGCGGGCGGTGTCCGGGTTCTCCGGACCGGTCCCTGCCTCTTCTGTCCGATGTGGTACGCCCTGCACAACGGCTCGGACGGGGTCCCGTGTTCCACGATTCGGTCGTTCACAGCAAACCGACAGGGAGTGTCTTCGGTCACCCACGCATACCCGCCCGGGCGTCCCGTCTCACCTCATGAGGGACGCGAGTGTGGTTCTCCGACCTCCAGCAGCAGCGTCATCGGGCCCTCGTTGACCGACGACACCCGCATCCGGGCGCCGAAGACCCCGGTCGCGACGGTGCACCCGCGACGTCGCAGTTCGGCGCAGACCTCGTCGACCAGCGGCTCGGCCACTTCCCCCGGAGCGGCGTCCTGCCACGAGGGACGGCGCCCCTTGCGGGTGTCGGCGTAGAGGGTGAACTGGCTGACCACGAGCACAGGAAGCCCCAGGTCCGCGGCCGAGACCTCTCCGTCGGGGCCGGGGAAGATGCGCAGCTCGTGGATCTTGCGGGCCAGCGCCCGGGCGGTTCCCGTGTCGTCGCCGTGGGTCGCTCCGACCAGTGACAGCAGTCCCGGTCCGATCTCGCCGACGACGACCTCATCAACGGTTACAGCCGCTGTACT from Blastococcus colisei harbors:
- a CDS encoding DUF4192 domain-containing protein, with the translated sequence MDARTGRPAHPDPGRIDVRLSDLGELAASIPHLLGFVPHESVVLVSLTGPSGSRVGLTMRADIPPPEYGRALAADLAQKVLTDRPRGVIVAVCSEAPDPGDGTLPHQQVVGDVLVALAAHAVPVPDVLLVRAGRWWSYDCPDPCCAPGGGTPLPAGVTELEVAAVATGVVVEPDRSALAARIGPPGALDRSAMAAACAQAAGECADAIIERGWDAVAEESWTAVLDALARSRPGAPTAAARLTDREVARLLWGLRDGDVRDRALGLALGADAPAAEQLWTECTRRAPAPLDAAPATLLAVSSWLRGDGAMADIALTRALAGAPDYALARLLAQALAACMRPAELRDLIRRTASDRVG
- a CDS encoding S9 family peptidase; the protein is MSPTAPASGHSTGERPAGPFEDLARFVALPRIGGLALSADGTRLAVSVQTLDPQEKKWQSALWEVDPAGRRPARRLTRSAPGESSPTWAPDGSLLFTSARPDPDTADDGDPVPALWSLPGEGGEARLVLSRPGGISGVRVAAGTGDVVVSAATMPSGSATDADTERRKKRADAGVTAVLHEAYPVRYWDHDLGPASAHLFWVGPLPADEPGAGPADLRDLTPDAAPPNGAGDQFTLSPDGRLLARAEDVPHGPAGRRTRVVVTTTADGHTRPLVDDPLADVYAPRFSPDGTALVCVREALSTYAEPPDYTVLLVDVSDGTTRELTPGFDRWPSAPQFSADGSAVFFLADDDGRHALFRVPVDGGTPVRLTGDGAYSDLQVARDGSALYALRSAYDSPPVPVRLEPETPRQEPPALPGPGTLDGLPGTLHEVVATAADGARIQSWLVLPEGASAEQPAPLVLWIHGGPLMSWNSWSWRWCPWVLAARGYAVLLPNPALSQGFGQDFVRRGWGEWGGAPYTDLMTVVDAAVQRPDIDASRTAAMGGSFGGYMANWIATQTDRFRAIVTHASLWDLDSFTGTTDAAYYWEKEWGDPLRDPKRYEQNSPHRYADAIRTPMLVVHGDKDYRVPISEALRLWYDLQKRGVPSRFLYFPDENHWVLTPGNSQIWYSTVLAFLAEHVLGEEWERPELL
- a CDS encoding metal-dependent transcriptional regulator — translated: MNDLIDTTEMYLRTIFELEEEGIVPLRARIAERLHQSGPTVSQTVARMERDGLLSVEGDRHLQLSDEGRQLATAVMRKHRLAECLLVDVIGLDYADVHEEACRWEHVMSEAVERKLLTLLGNPSVSPFGNPIPGLDALRGEEPLGGETAAVLDSLTLLSTTATAEGRPVVVRRISEQLQENTDLLRQLAEVGVRPGVTMTARLVEGSVALDDQVLPVGVAQHLFVSAVDDRLSPLEAAPLL
- a CDS encoding acetoin utilization protein AcuC, producing the protein MSDSITVVWDDSLLGYTMGGDHPLHPVRLDLTMRLADSLGVLASDRLEVLEPTPADVDLLTLVHDPAYLEAVRRAPSDPEVGHGLGTADNPIFEGMYDAAALITGGSVLAARRVHEGSAQHAVNISGGLHHAMRDAASGFCVFNDAAIAIAWLLGQGYERIAYVDLDVHHGDGVQTAFYEDPRVLTVSIHQTPLTLFPGTGYPEETGDADKALGSAVNLALPNGTDDSAWLRAFTAVVPSVLRTFQPQIIVTQCGCDAHHEDPLADLALTVDGQRASYKAMHELAHELCDGRWVVLGGGGYGLVRCVPRAWTHLLAEVAGSPLDPATEIPESWREDVGRRGLRARPPTHMTEGGYTGFSRWDSFTESRVDRAIMRTRRAAFPYFGLDPDDPRD
- a CDS encoding bifunctional GNAT family N-acetyltransferase/acetate--CoA ligase family protein, with product MTEPTTTDPGTTEEDRPLPPPHWEADIVAADGGTVHLRPICPEDGEALTGLMDRSSDQTRYYRFFGPMKRLSDKDLHRFTHVDHVDRVAFVILLGDQIVAVGRFDRYPGTDDAEIAFLVEDAHQGRGLGSVLLEHLAAAGRERGIKNFVAEVLAQNSKMVRVFQDAGYESERSFEDGVVHLTFPIEQTEDALAVAYEREQRSESRSIARLLRPSSVAVVGASNDDGKIGNALLRHLLDYGFAGPVYPVNPGARHVRGVPAYADIESIPDDVDLAVLAVPADEVAGVVEACRRKRVRGLVVVSGGFGETGPEGRDAERRLVAAARASGMRVVGPNCLGMVNTDPEVRLNASLAPMVPGRGRVGFFAQSGALGVALLENARSRNLGLSTFVSAGNRADVSGNDLLQYWATDPGTEVVLLHLESFGNPRKFARLARSVGRTKPVVAVKSGRHVNVTPGLAGTSVAVPEQSVAALFSSAGVIRVETVAQMFDVGTLLAHQPLPEGSRVAVVGNSTAIGVLVADAVLEEGLELAQDAPVDIGVAGSVEEFRAALQAAVDDDTVDAVVAVFLPPLRAGSQEYGPALRDVARSSAKPIVASFLSTEGIPPELAVLDEDGMPARGSVPSYSTPERAVIALAKVAEYARWRRRPVGELPELSDVDDTGVEALVRTVLSDAPAGRELTDDELIALLAAYGIPLLGTRTVTDAEEAVAAADAVGYPVVLKSTASWLRHRSDLGGVRLDLVDADAVRTAFAAIPSGDPVIVQEMAAPGVATVVEIVDDPSFGALVSFGLGGVATDLLGDRAYRTLPLTDLDAAELVRAPRAFPLLNGYRGSEPVDLEALEDLLLRVARLADDLPEVLRLTLEPVIVGPANPWHGGRSLVVAGGSAHVGPPTARVDPGPRRMRSPV
- the sigB gene encoding RNA polymerase sigma factor SigB; this translates as MTLLQSSPNDTLEVRSPRREPDTTGLVSTDLVRVYLNTIGKTALLTAEQEVELAKRIEAGLYAGRLLAEKPDLTPAKKRDYKTLAIDGKAAKAHLLEANLRLVVSVAKRYTGHGMTFLDLIQEGNVGLIRAVEKFDYTKGFKFSTYATWWIRQAITRAMADSGRTIRLPVHLAEQVNKVVRTRRRMHQELEREPTAEELGLELDLPEARISELLEYSRDLVSLDQTVGADEESRLGDFIEDADAAVAEDAVAFQMMKGDVRSVLSTLEDRERDVVVLRFGLDGHQPRTLEQIGKQFGLSRERVRQIERETMAKLRDPERADALRDYLA
- the dtd gene encoding D-aminoacyl-tRNA deacylase, producing MVSRVSTAAVTVDEVVVGEIGPGLLSLVGATHGDDTGTARALARKIHELRIFPGPDGEVSAADLGLPVLVVSQFTLYADTRKGRRPSWQDAAPGEVAEPLVDEVCAELRRRGCTVATGVFGARMRVSSVNEGPMTLLLEVGEPHSRPS